CAACGACGCCCCGAGCGACGACGGCCCCACGACGCTCGACCAGGCAGACCCCGCGGACGCCGCCCCGGCCGCCACCGCTTCCTCCGACGACGCCGCTGACGAAGAGGGCGCCGAGGGAGAATCCCTGATCGACAAAGCCCGCCACGCCGTCGAGCGCGTCGTCGACGCGGCGGAAGACGCCGTTGAGGACGCTGTCGAAGACGCGACGGAAGGCGCCAAGCGCCTCCTTGACGAAGCCGTCGACGCGGCGAAGAAGGCCACCTCCGGCGCAGCGCATGCCGTCGCCGAAGCCGCCGAGTCCGTCGCCGAGCGCATCACCGGCAGCGCCGAGACCGTCGATCCCGAAGCCCCTGTCGCCGTCGAGAGCCGCGACGAGCTGAGCTACACCGGTGGCTCCTACGGCTATACCGGCGAGATCCAGGGCAAGGTGATCTCCCTCGCTGAGCTCGAGCAGTACGAGAACCGCACGGACCCCGACGAGCCCGAGGACAAGGACGACGCGCTCATGGAGATGTACGAGCGCTCGATGACCGAAGTCACCGAGGGCGAGATCGTCATGGGCCGCATCGCGTCGATCGGCGAGAAAGAAATCGTCATCGACATCGGGTTCAAGTCCGACGGCATCGTCTCGAAGAACGAGTTCGACCTCGACCTCGAGATCGGGCAGGAAGTCGGCGTGTTCCTCGAGCGTCTCGAAGACCGCTACGGCCAGCTCGTCCTCTCCAAAACCAAGGCCGACGACCTCCGCCGCTGGCAGAAGATCGAAGAGGCCCACGAGACCGAGGGCATCATCGAGGGCACGATCATCCGCCGGATCAAGGGCGGCATGATCGTCGACCTCCTCGGCGCCGAGGCGTTCCTCCCCGGCTCGCAGATCGACGTCCGCCCCGTGCGGGACTTCGACGCGTACCTCGGGAAGACGATGGAGTACAAGGTCGTCAAGATCAACGCGGCGAACGGCAACGTCGTCGTCAGCCACAAGGCGCTCATCGAGAAGGACCTCGAGGCGCAGCGGACGAAGATCCTCGACTCGATGGAAGTCGGGCAGGTGCTCGAGGGCATCGTCAAGAACATCGTCGACTTCGGTGTCTTCATCGACCTCGGCGGCGTGGACGGCCTCCTCCACATCACCGACCTCTCGTGGGGCCGCGTCGGCCACCCGAGCGAAGTCGTCGAGCTCGACCAGAAGCTCAACGTCGTCGTGCTCAACTACGAGAAGGAGCGGCAGCGGATCTCGCTCGGCCTCAAGCAACTCCTCCCGCACCCGTGGGAGAACATCGAGGAGCGGTTCGCCGAGAACCAGACGGTCCAGGGCCGCGTGGTGTCCATCACGGACTACGGCGCGTTCGTCGAGCTCGAGAAGGGCATCGAGGGCCTCGTCCACATCTCCGAGATGAGCTACACCGAGCACATCAAGCACCCCACCCAGAAGGTGCAGCTCGGGCAGATCGTCGACGTGAAGGTGCTCAACATCGACACCGAGGACAAGAAGATCTCCCTCGGGATGAAGCAGCTCGAAGCCGACCCGTGGGAAGGCATCCTCGACCGCTTCTCCGTCGGCCAGACGGCGACGGGCATCGTCCGCAACATCACCTCGTTCGGCGCCTTCGTCGAGATCGAGGCGGGGATCGACGGGCTCGTGCACGTCTCGGACCTCTCGTGGACGAAGCGGATCAAGCACCCCTCCGAAGTGGTGAAGAAGGGGCAGGAGCTCGACATCCAGATCCTCGACATCGACGTGGCGCAGCGCCGCCTCTCGCTCGGTCACAAGCAGGTCCAGACCGACCCGTGGCAGCAGTACGCCACGGCGTACGAGGAGAACTCCGACACGACGGCCGTCGTCACCGAGGTCACGTCGGACGGGATCCGCGTCGAGATGCCGCTGGAGGCCCCGGGCTTCGTCCCGGCCAGCCACCTCGAGCGCCCCGGCGACCCGATGGACGCGTACCGCGAGGGCGAGACGCTCGAGCTCCGCGTCATCCGCCTCGACCGTTCCAGCCGCGACATCATCCTCTCGGAGACCGCCCGCCGCATGGCGGCCGAGCGCGCCGAGAAGAACCAGGAGCGCGCTGAGAAGTCGGCGGTGCAGCGGGAAGAGCGGAAGGCCGTGCAGCAGTTCCAAAGCGAAGCCCGTGGCCCGGCCACGATCGGCGAGCTCAGCGGCCTCGAAGCGCTGAAGGCGAAGATGGAAGCGCAGGAAGCGGCTTCCGAGCCCGAAGAGGCTGTCGAAGTCGGCCCGGAAGACGCGACAGCGAGCACGGACAAGGACATGATCGAGGGCGAGGCTGGTGCAGCGCCCGAGATGATGGACGAGCCCGCCGACGAAGCCGTCGCCGACGCCACTGGCTCCGACGACGAGGACGAAGACGGCGCCTCCGCCGAAATGGGCGAGGCTGACGCCACCGTCACCGGTGACGACGCCGAGTCCGTCGCTGAGGAGGCTGAGGAAGAAGAGAAAGAAGCCTAAACGGTTCATCCGTTCGGGTTCGGGGCGGCGATCCATCGCGGATCGCCGCCCTTTTTGCGTCGGAGCGAACCGGTGGGTGGGGGGGACGTATCAGCCGGCCTTTCTCTCCTCCCGCTCATCTCCCCTCTGCCGTGGACCTCACGTTCGCCGACCTCGACCTCAAGACCTTCGCTGACCTCGAAGGGCCGGAACGCGCCTTCCTCACGCTCTACCTCTCCAGCCCCGAGAGCGTGCGCGCCCTCGACCAGCAGTTCCGCTCGATCCGCTCTCTCCTCGGCGGCAACGCGACCGAGCTCGAACACTTCGAGCAGAACGTGAAGCTGCTCCAGCCCCTCCTTGATGGTTTGAGCTTCGACACGCCGTCCGTCGCCGTCTTCGTCTGCTGGGCCCTCGACGTGGCGAAGACGCTGCCGCTGACGGTCGCGGTCCCGGACAAAGTGTGGATGGGCTCGTCGCCGTACATCCGTCCGCTCGCCGAACTTCAAGACGAGTACGAAGACTTTGCCGTCGTCGTCGTGGACAACGCTGAAGCGAAGGTCTACTTCGTCCACGCTGCCGTCGTGGGGGACGGGGACCGGGTGAAGGGGGACGTCAAGAACGCCGTGAAGAAAGGCGGCTGGTCGCAGAAGCGCTACGCCCGTCGCCGCGAGAAAGAGCTGAGCCAGTACGCCGCCGAAGTCGCCGAGACGGTCCGCGATCTCTACGATGAGGAGGGGTTCGAGCGGCTCGTTCTCCTCGGATCACAAGAGGCGATGCAGGCCGTCGAAGAGCACCTCGCCACGCCGCTGCGGGACCGGCTGGTCGGCGAGCGGTCGGTCGATGTCGGGAATACCTCGGCTGTGTTGAAGGAGG
This is a stretch of genomic DNA from Rhodothermales bacterium. It encodes these proteins:
- a CDS encoding Vms1/Ankzf1 family peptidyl-tRNA hydrolase, which produces MDLTFADLDLKTFADLEGPERAFLTLYLSSPESVRALDQQFRSIRSLLGGNATELEHFEQNVKLLQPLLDGLSFDTPSVAVFVCWALDVAKTLPLTVAVPDKVWMGSSPYIRPLAELQDEYEDFAVVVVDNAEAKVYFVHAAVVGDGDRVKGDVKNAVKKGGWSQKRYARRREKELSQYAAEVAETVRDLYDEEGFERLVLLGSQEAMQAVEEHLATPLRDRLVGERSVDVGNTSAVLKEAFAVYFEGERASEQALWDRVREGYLTGGLAVVGAQKVLSAAQQARVEVALIDREAKLKGTKCRDCEHLVYGTPDTCQRCGSSDVFVVDYVNELIETLARTGAEADFVDPFDGLTEVGGVAALLRY
- the rpsA gene encoding 30S ribosomal protein S1 — its product is MAEELDTKTQSEEQVNDAPSDDGPTTLDQADPADAAPAATASSDDAADEEGAEGESLIDKARHAVERVVDAAEDAVEDAVEDATEGAKRLLDEAVDAAKKATSGAAHAVAEAAESVAERITGSAETVDPEAPVAVESRDELSYTGGSYGYTGEIQGKVISLAELEQYENRTDPDEPEDKDDALMEMYERSMTEVTEGEIVMGRIASIGEKEIVIDIGFKSDGIVSKNEFDLDLEIGQEVGVFLERLEDRYGQLVLSKTKADDLRRWQKIEEAHETEGIIEGTIIRRIKGGMIVDLLGAEAFLPGSQIDVRPVRDFDAYLGKTMEYKVVKINAANGNVVVSHKALIEKDLEAQRTKILDSMEVGQVLEGIVKNIVDFGVFIDLGGVDGLLHITDLSWGRVGHPSEVVELDQKLNVVVLNYEKERQRISLGLKQLLPHPWENIEERFAENQTVQGRVVSITDYGAFVELEKGIEGLVHISEMSYTEHIKHPTQKVQLGQIVDVKVLNIDTEDKKISLGMKQLEADPWEGILDRFSVGQTATGIVRNITSFGAFVEIEAGIDGLVHVSDLSWTKRIKHPSEVVKKGQELDIQILDIDVAQRRLSLGHKQVQTDPWQQYATAYEENSDTTAVVTEVTSDGIRVEMPLEAPGFVPASHLERPGDPMDAYREGETLELRVIRLDRSSRDIILSETARRMAAERAEKNQERAEKSAVQREERKAVQQFQSEARGPATIGELSGLEALKAKMEAQEAASEPEEAVEVGPEDATASTDKDMIEGEAGAAPEMMDEPADEAVADATGSDDEDEDGASAEMGEADATVTGDDAESVAEEAEEEEKEA